In the genome of Paenibacillus sp. GP183, the window AAAAGCTATCGTTGAAGCTGTTACACATTACACGGATTACAAATTGATCACTGAAGTTTCCAAGAATCTTGGCACCCCCATGAAGGGAATTGAGATTTCCAAGCTGGATGCTTCTCAGCGGATGCAGGAGCGCGGCTGGTAATGGTCAAGATTGGTGTTCTTGCTCTTCAAGGCGCGGTAGCTGAGCACATTCGGGGAATTGAACAAGCCGGCGGCGAAGGTGTAGTGGTTAAGCGAACCGAGCAGCTGGATGATGTTCAAGGTATGATTATACCTGGCGGAGAGAGCACCACTATCGGCAAGCTGATGCGCACATACGGTTTTATAGAGGCGATGAAGCAATTTTCCGATAAAGGAAAACCGATTTTTGGGACCTGCGCGGGCTTGATCATCATTGCAAAAGAGATTTCAGGGCAGGATGATGCTCATCTGAAGCTGATGGACATGACGGTGGCTCGCAACGCATTTGGACGTCAGCGAGAGAGCTTTGAGACGGATCTGCCGGTCAAAGGGATCGATGAACGTGTTCGGGCCGTATTCATTCGGGCTCCGCTCATAGAGAAGGTCGGAGATAGCGTTGAAGTGCTGTCCACGTATCAAGGACAGATAGTAGCCGCGAGGCAGGACCATCTGCTGGCTGCTTCCTTCCATCCAGAGCTTACGGATGATTATCGGATGCATGCTTATTTTTTGGATATGGTCAAAGAAAGACAGGCATAAGGAAAACTTTAAGCACCTCAGACTTACCGTTCCTACGCGGTCTGGGTGCTTTCTTCCTTATAAACCACTATATTAGGCTATCGGAGGAACATTCCTTGTTTGATATTAAACTGCTACGTACGGATATGGCGGCCGTAGAGACCGCGATGAATAACCGCGGCAAGCGGATCGAAGAGCTAAAAGGATTTACTGAACTGGATATCAAGCGCAGAGAGCTGCTGCAGGAAACGGAGCAGTTGAAAAACAGCCGCAATACCGTTTCGCAGGAAGTTGCAGTACGTAAACGTTCAGGCGAAAATGCCGATAATCTCATAGAGGAAATGAAGCATGTCGGTGACCGAATCAAGGCGCTGGATGATGAGATACGTTTATTGGACGAGCAGCTGCAGCAGGTTGTGCTGTCCATCTACAACATGCCGCATGCCAGCGTGCCGGTTGGTCATTCTGAGGATGATAACGTGGAAATCAGGCGTGTTGGCGAGGCGCCGAAACTTGGCTTTGAAGCAAAACCGCATTGGGAGCTGGCTCAGGAGCTGGGCATTCTTGATTTTGAGGCTGCCGCGAAGGTGACCGGCTCGAGGTTTGTTTTTTATAAAGGGCTTGGTGCACGTTTGGAGCGGGCATTACTGAACTTTATGATGGATCTGCACAGTGATGAGCATGGCTATGTAGAGATGCTTCCTCCCTACATTGTAAACCGCGACAGCTTAACGGGGACCGGACAGCTGCCGAAGTTCGAAGAAGATGTGTTCAAACTGGAGAATTCGGAATATTTTCTCATTCCTACGGCTGAGGTTCCTGTAACCAACTATCATCGGGATGATATCTTGTCCAGCGAACAGCTTCCTGCCAATTATGTCGCCTTTAGTGCTTGTTTTCGCTCTGAAGCTGGGTCTGCCGGGCGGGATACGCGCGGATTGATCCGTCAGCATCAATTCAACAAAATTGAGCTGGTTAAGCTCGTTAAGCCGGAGGATTCATACGAAGAGCTGGAGAAGCTCACTCAACATGCGGAAAAGGTGCTTCAATTGTTGAAGCTGCCTTACCGTGTTTTAACCTTATGCACAGGGGACCTTGGCTTCTCCTCAGCGAAAACCTACGATCTGGAGGTCTGGCTGCCCAGCAGCGGCACGTACAGGGAAATTTCGTCCTGCAGCAACTTCGAGGACTTTCAAGCCCGTAGAGCGAATATCCGCTTCCGTAGAGATCCTAAGGCAAAGCCGGAATTCGTCCATACGCTGAATGGTTCGGGTCTCGCAATAGGCAGAACGGTGGCAGCCATCCTGGAGAACTATCAGCAAGCAGATGGATCCATCAAGATTCCGGATGTCCTCGTTCCCTACATGAATAAGGTTCAGGTCATTAGCCATCCTAGAAATTAGAACTTGATTAGGCTTCCTGATCTGTGCTACAATGCTTTTTGTCACTGTGTGTGGATGTTCTCACCCCGAGAACACCTTCATGGAGAGGTGGTCGAGTGGTTTAAGGCAGCGGTCTTGAAAACCGCCGAGGTGCAAGCCTCCGTGGGTTCGAATCCCACCCTCTCCGTACCTACATACCTGCACATCAAAAACGTTGATATAACGGCGTATATGTGACTTAAGACTTTAAACGCAGTTACCGTTCATTAGGCGGTCTAGCTGCGTTTTTTCGTTTTACCGCTTAAAAAACGCCTGTGCGGTGTTTATAAACCCCTGGCATGTTAACCCAAGCCGGCTAAAACTGGATTATTGACCCACATATACCATCATTCATCTAATGATCAAATGCTAGTAAAGTAGTAATCTTATATATCGTAGATTAGAAAAATTTAGAGAGTGGAGGAAGAATTTTAAATGAACAAAACTATAAAGGGGTTTCTAATAGGTGTTGTAACCACTGCAGTTTTTACTACTTCGGGACTTGCAATGGCTTCTAACGGTTATTTCCAAGATAATGGTTGGTGGACACCCGCGGCTGAGTGGGCAAAAGATCAAGGGTTAATGACCGGTCTGGGGAATGGATATTTTGGTGGTGAGCAAACAGTAACACGAGGACAATTAGCACAGGTTCTTAAAAACCTTGCAGATACTGGTGTAATCACAGTAAATAAGTCGCAACAGCCAGTGACCACAACACCAACACCAACACCAACACCAACACCAACACCAACACCAACATCAACATCAGCACCAACACCAGCACCAACAGCCAATGAAATAACGCTTGGAACTGGCACATTCTACGTTGGTAAAGACATTAACGCAGGAAGATATGTCGTATCAACAACTAATAATGGCGGTAACTTCTTTGTAACTGATCCAAGCGGAATTTCAAGCGTAAATGAAATTCTTGGTACAGATCCAAGTTATGTCAATAACATCACAATAGATTTGGTTAACGGTCAAAATATTAAAATTAGTGGTTTGCAATCTGTGAAATTTACACCGAAAGCATAGTTTATGTAAAAACGCCCTTGGGATAAACCCTTGGGCGTTTTTATTTTGACTAACGTTCCCTTTAGCTGAAGATGGTGTAGACCGCCTCGATTTGAAAAGTTTGACTTCCTTTCCATACATTCGTTCGATCTGGTTTGTTTGTTTCCACTCACTCCTGTAAATCATAAGTATAAACAAATAAAGGAGTGAAAGAGATGAACAAAATAAGCCTTGCTTTAACTTCGGTTTTGCTTTCTTCAACTTTATTGGCAGGATGTACTGCAAATGGCATCAAAACCAAGTCGCTGAATGATAATCGCGGGTATAGGCCTTTCGCAACCACTGCACCAGGGATGCCAACTCAATTTACTGATGTTCCATATGATTGGTACACGGATAAAGTTCAATGGGGAGCAAATTTAGGCATTATTGATGGGTATCCAGACCTTACTTTTCACCCTAATTCACCTATAACCAGGGCTGAAGTCATTAAAATTATTAAATCATTATCTGATAAAGGATACATCACTGTGCCTGCTACACCGACACCCACAACCAGTCCTGCACCTTCACCATCACTATAAATATTCATGAGAGGACATGGTGGAATTTCCGTGTCCTTTCTTTTAGGTGTTTTTTGTGCAGTCGTATAAAAAGCCCAGGGCTTTCGCACTTTATACATGTGGAGGTGGTATGATGAGCAAGCTGGATAGGCCTGTTATTGACCAAGCCCGATTGGTGGAGGAGTGGAAATCGGCGTTGCCGAATACATTGGAACAAGAGGATCAGGCCCGCATTTGGGCAGATGAAAGTAACCCGCAAGCGCTGCGTGTCCATATTACAACAGCCGGGCATAGCGGGTATACATTTGATTTTAAAGTTACTTATGTAGATTCGCGGGAAGTGAAGGTGGAGCTGGTCGATGTCGAGCAAGGTCAGACTCATATGGATGAACGGACGGAAATCGTGCAATCGCTGATCAATGATTATGTCAGGCATATTCATGAGTGCACTCAAGCTCTTAAGGAAGTTACCCATGCCTAAAAGAGGAGAAGAAAGCGATGACGGAGCAAAAAAGCAGAGACAAGAATTTGCAAAATGTGGTCAAAGATTTCAATAAAACGGTTGTGACGGATCAACAAGCTCAGCAAGTACAGCAGCAAACAAATGATCACAGGCACCAAGATGCTCTAAACCATGATGAGGAATAAGGATGATGTACCATTTTGATTGAAAGGAGATTTATCCATGTCCAAGCCCAAAGCACAACCTGTGAGTTTAGGTAAGCCGAATAATAATGGGCAGGGAGAGCACAACGACAAACCCGTGGAACCTCTCTCCGGATCCAAGAAAGTTAAAAACCGTCAGCATTCTCGTCAAAATCACGGTGAAGGCTTTTAATAATAAATCTATAATCAGGTTATACTATGTTTTGTCGATGAACGAAAGAGGTGTGGTTCCGTTGGAAAAGCTCCGCGAAACAACCGCTAAGATGAATTCTTTCTAACTTGTTAATCAGGCTGGAGGAGATGTGCCAAAGACACTTTATGTGTATTAGAAGCAGATTTACCGAAAGTAAGAACGTACACTTAAAACATGTACACTAACAAGATAAGTAAGTATCATACGTCATCGGCAAAAAAGAATCCTTCGGGGTTCTTTTTTATTTTATTTTCCGATTTTATAAGCCACTGGGAAAGGACAGCAGTCAGGCAGCCTAGTATACCGAGGACCAAAAAGCCCTGACTCAGTTGAAACCAATCACCGACGACCCCCATCAGCACAGGACCAATGAACATTCCCAGACCATAGATAGCTTGAAAAAAGCCCATCGCTGTCGCTCGCTTTTCCGCAGTCATATATTTGATGCTCAGACCCATAAGGACGGGGAAAGATAATCCTCTTCCGAATCCGGCGATGGCTTGAGTCAGCATAAGCACCCATAAAGTATGGGTAAAAGGTATGGTGATCGTAAACACGCCCATCAGCACAAAGCCAAACACAGCGACACGTTTCTCACCGAACCTGGCTGACCATAGACCGCTGCCAAACAGTGAAGCCAGAGCTACCGGCAGGCTTGAGATGAAGGTGAGGAGGGCCATGTCGAGCTTACTTGCACCGAGCTGCTCGGCATAAACAGGGGTGAAACCAAAAACGGTGGCAAACACAATCACCTGCGAAAGGATCGCCAGCAAGGATACCATGAGCAGCATCCGATTCCCCGCTACCTCCACGACGCCGCGCAAGGTGATTTTGGGAGCATTCATCTCCACTTTTTCAACAAGAAACAAAGAGCCTAACAGCCCTACAACGCCTATCCCCGCTCCCAGCAAAAAGGAGGCTTCCCAGCCCCTCGAATCGGCTATCCAACCCGCCATCATGATGCCGAACATCTGTCCAATCGAATTATAAAAGCTGATCATGCCGATGGCTTTGGTTGATTCCTCATGCTTAAAGTAGCTCGTGAATAAAACGGTAAAATCCACCCACGTAGCCGCAGCCGCACCAGCGAGTGCACGCAAAATTAATATCCACGTGAAATCATTCGTGTACCAAAGTCCTAAGCCGCATAGACCTGTAAAAAATAAGCCGAATGTAATGAAAAGCTTTCTTTTATGAAAACGATCTGACATGATACCGACCGGAATTCTTAAAAGCATTTGTGAAATGCCGTACATCCCTACGATCCAACCGGCAAGCTGATGAGAACCTCCCAAAGACTCGACATAGGGAGCCATAATGGGAACGCTGGTGTACATAGACATCCAGAAAAGCAGGGTAACCGCACAAAACAGCGGAATTCGAAAGTTGACAGGTTTGGCCAAACTATCTACATGCATGATGGGAATACCTCCAGGCCTGACATAACAATTAAACTTCGACAAGAATATGTGAAAAACCTTCCTCTTCCGAATATGAAAAAACTCCCACGCATTGAAGTGAGAGTTTATCATGTAAGTTGGTTTATCGGGCAAGCCGTGAATGTGCTAACTTCGGGACAAATTGACGCAAACTGAGGACGACACCGGCCGCAGCTATAGCTTTAACCATGTCTGGCAGCAAAAATGGATATCCACCCAGCATCCAAGCTTTGGAAATAGAGAAGCCAGCTGCATGGGCTAGCCAAGGAACGCCAGTGACATATAACAGCAGAGATCCGAATAGCTCCATAGTTACGAAGAGCAGTATGTAGGAGACAGGCCCTTTACCCTTGATCCGATCCGACATCCAGCCGATAGCGAATGCCGCAACGGGGAACATCCAGATGAAGCCGCCAGATTTGCCCAAGATGAGAGACAGCCCACCTTGCCCATGCAATAGCGGTAACCCGAGAGCAGTTAGTGCAACCACGACGAAAATGCTGTAAAATCCATAACGGGCGCCAAGCAGGCCCCCTGTAAGCATCAAAGCGAAGCTTTGGAGAGTAAATGGAACAGGGAATAAGCCGGGTGTAATTGTGATCAAGCTGAATAAAATAAAGAGTGCGGCGAATAAAGCGCTAAATACGAGACCTCGAACATTCCAGGATGATGTTTGCATTGATTCTGCCCCTTTCATTTGTTAACCTTAAATTATGATTATTGGTTAACAATATGAATATTAGCATAGATGGTCTATCTTTTGGAAGAGGTATGGGTGAAATAGTATGATCAACCAGCAAGATCTTATATGTAAAGATGTTTATGTATATGCTTCTAACAGCGATGAACATGTGGCTCTGCTGAAAGGAATTAACCTGCGCATTACTCAAGGTGAATGGGTGAGCATCATCGGCCGAAATGGCAGTGGGAAGTCCACATTGGCTCAAGTGCTGACTGGCATTTTACCTGTAAACGAAGGGGAAGTGGAGCACGGTTTTGCAGGGTTGGATCCAATTCCCTACGTTATGCAGCAGGAAGGCCAACTGTTTGGAGAGACGCCTTGGGAAGACATCGTGTTTCTGCTGGAGGTTCGCGGCTTCGATCCAGAC includes:
- a CDS encoding S-layer homology domain-containing protein; this translates as MNKTIKGFLIGVVTTAVFTTSGLAMASNGYFQDNGWWTPAAEWAKDQGLMTGLGNGYFGGEQTVTRGQLAQVLKNLADTGVITVNKSQQPVTTTPTPTPTPTPTPTPTSTSAPTPAPTANEITLGTGTFYVGKDINAGRYVVSTTNNGGNFFVTDPSGISSVNEILGTDPSYVNNITIDLVNGQNIKISGLQSVKFTPKA
- a CDS encoding small acid-soluble spore protein P; the protein is MSKPKAQPVSLGKPNNNGQGEHNDKPVEPLSGSKKVKNRQHSRQNHGEGF
- a CDS encoding S-layer homology domain-containing protein yields the protein MNKISLALTSVLLSSTLLAGCTANGIKTKSLNDNRGYRPFATTAPGMPTQFTDVPYDWYTDKVQWGANLGIIDGYPDLTFHPNSPITRAEVIKIIKSLSDKGYITVPATPTPTTSPAPSPSL
- the serS gene encoding serine--tRNA ligase, whose amino-acid sequence is MFDIKLLRTDMAAVETAMNNRGKRIEELKGFTELDIKRRELLQETEQLKNSRNTVSQEVAVRKRSGENADNLIEEMKHVGDRIKALDDEIRLLDEQLQQVVLSIYNMPHASVPVGHSEDDNVEIRRVGEAPKLGFEAKPHWELAQELGILDFEAAAKVTGSRFVFYKGLGARLERALLNFMMDLHSDEHGYVEMLPPYIVNRDSLTGTGQLPKFEEDVFKLENSEYFLIPTAEVPVTNYHRDDILSSEQLPANYVAFSACFRSEAGSAGRDTRGLIRQHQFNKIELVKLVKPEDSYEELEKLTQHAEKVLQLLKLPYRVLTLCTGDLGFSSAKTYDLEVWLPSSGTYREISSCSNFEDFQARRANIRFRRDPKAKPEFVHTLNGSGLAIGRTVAAILENYQQADGSIKIPDVLVPYMNKVQVISHPRN
- a CDS encoding MFS transporter, with translation MHVDSLAKPVNFRIPLFCAVTLLFWMSMYTSVPIMAPYVESLGGSHQLAGWIVGMYGISQMLLRIPVGIMSDRFHKRKLFITFGLFFTGLCGLGLWYTNDFTWILILRALAGAAAATWVDFTVLFTSYFKHEESTKAIGMISFYNSIGQMFGIMMAGWIADSRGWEASFLLGAGIGVVGLLGSLFLVEKVEMNAPKITLRGVVEVAGNRMLLMVSLLAILSQVIVFATVFGFTPVYAEQLGASKLDMALLTFISSLPVALASLFGSGLWSARFGEKRVAVFGFVLMGVFTITIPFTHTLWVLMLTQAIAGFGRGLSFPVLMGLSIKYMTAEKRATAMGFFQAIYGLGMFIGPVLMGVVGDWFQLSQGFLVLGILGCLTAVLSQWLIKSENKIKKNPEGFFFADDV
- a CDS encoding biotin transporter BioY — translated: MQTSSWNVRGLVFSALFAALFILFSLITITPGLFPVPFTLQSFALMLTGGLLGARYGFYSIFVVVALTALGLPLLHGQGGLSLILGKSGGFIWMFPVAAFAIGWMSDRIKGKGPVSYILLFVTMELFGSLLLYVTGVPWLAHAAGFSISKAWMLGGYPFLLPDMVKAIAAAGVVLSLRQFVPKLAHSRLAR
- the pdxT gene encoding pyridoxal 5'-phosphate synthase glutaminase subunit PdxT gives rise to the protein MVKIGVLALQGAVAEHIRGIEQAGGEGVVVKRTEQLDDVQGMIIPGGESTTIGKLMRTYGFIEAMKQFSDKGKPIFGTCAGLIIIAKEISGQDDAHLKLMDMTVARNAFGRQRESFETDLPVKGIDERVRAVFIRAPLIEKVGDSVEVLSTYQGQIVAARQDHLLAASFHPELTDDYRMHAYFLDMVKERQA